A genomic segment from Echeneis naucrates chromosome 20, fEcheNa1.1, whole genome shotgun sequence encodes:
- the cavin4b gene encoding caveolae-associated protein 4b, translated as MTDKPGMPSGGGDDAGSIMALLDRVAGLMDSVQATQQRMEERQLELESTVKTIQADVVKLTSEHANTSSTVDRLLEKTRKVSRHIKDVRVRVENQNIRVKKVEATQGDLLAKNKFRVVIYQGDQEVKAITPGNEPADPSGSRAARAEVEPDKFELPPESDEEYMVVEEADSSAASRMKKSGLTRMESFKATFSKENMSKTRENLGTKVNRLGERIVTAERREKIRQSGERLKQSGERLKETITKGVPAKLNLKKERTVAEGQEGAEGATEGAMPVPPPKSHKGSRDAAKATADEGKGEESEVPMYDMKQLS; from the exons ATGACAGACAAACCAGGCATGCCATCCGGTGGCGGAGATGATGCAGGAAGCATCATGGCGTTGCTGGACCGCGTGGCGGGCCTCATGGACAGCGTCCAGGCCACGCAGCAGCGAATGGAGGAGCGTCAGTTGGAGCTGGAGAGCACAGTGAAAACCATCCAGGCCGACGTGGTGAAGCTGACCAGCGAACACGCCAACACCAGCTCCACCGTCGACCGGCTGCTGGAGAAGACACGCAAGGTCAGCCGCCACATCAAGGACGTCAGGGTGCGGGTGGAGAACCAGAACATCAGAGTGAAGAAGGTGGAGGCCACTCAGGGCGACCTGCTGGCCAAGAACAAGTTCAGGGTGGTCATCTATCAG GGTGACCAGGAGGTCAAGGCCATTACACCGGGCAATGAGCCAGCAGACCCCAGCGGCAGCAGAGCCGCCAGAGCGGAGGTGGAACCAGACAAGTTCGAGCTCCCTCCGGAGTCGGACGAAGAGTACATGGTGGTGGAGGAGGCCGACTCCTCTGCGGCCAGCCGCATGAAGAAGTCAGGCCTGACGCGCATGGAGAGCTTCAAAGCCACTTTCTCCAAAGAGAACATGAGCAAGACCCGCGAGAACCTTGGCACCAAGGTCAACAGGCTTGGCGAGCGCATCGTGACGGCCGAAAGGCGCGAGAAGATCCGCCAATCCGGAGAGAGGCTGAAGCAGTCGGGCGAGAGGCTGAAGGAGACCATCACCAAGGGCGTCCCAGCCAAACTCAACCTGAAGAAGGAGAGGACTGTGGCGGAGGGCCAGGAAGGAGCTGAGGGTGCCACAGAGGGAGCCATGCCCGTCCCCCCACCAAAGAGCCACAAGGGCAGCAGGGACGCTGCCAAGGCAACCGCCGACGAAGGAAAGGGGGAGGAGTCTGAGGTGCCAATGTACGACATGAAGCAGCTATCGTAA
- the LOC115061119 gene encoding tomoregulin-1-like, translating into MAPVGRFSWSSWSCCLLVLLLLPAARSSFPRSGGSSSPDCGPGKAADCTDLSEKKSDLRVCDAGTCRFGGTCRENGADIKCVCQFSCPKKYVPVCGSNGDTYQNECYLRRAACKKQRAITIVSDGPCYHDGGSGSGDGDDEGSGRGKKASKCGNCKFGAECDEDSEDTLCMCNIVCNGHNDNPVCGSDGVTYDTPCHVREASCLKQLKIDIKHVGRCQDKSRKDDGVKTKPDIYAVSKPGEGEGFMDSPTPCPEDYAHFCEHGQCEMRHNLPTCRCEAAYGGAQCDQLLDFNILYVVPSGQKLHYVLIAAIIGAVQIAVIVAVVMCFTRRCNKTNRGRRQKQHLGHFPSGTSSRMM; encoded by the exons atGGCTCCGGTGGGCCGGTtctcctggtcctcctggtcctgttgtttgttggttctgctgctcctccccgCCGCCCGGAGCTCGTTTCCCCGCagtggaggcagcagcagtcCGGACTGCGGGCCGGGGAAGGCCGCTGACTGCACAG ATCTGTCAGAGAAGAAGAGCGACCTACGAGTCTGTGACGCCGGGACCTGTCGCTTCGGGGGAACCTGCCGCGAGAACGGAGCCGACATCAAGTGTGTCTGCCAGTTCAGc tgccCTAAAAAGTACGTGCCTGTTTGTGGGTCAAACGGAGACACATATCAGAACGAATGTTACCTGAGGAGGGCGGCCTGCAAGAAGCAGAGAGCCATCACCATTGTGTCAGACGGACCTTGCTACCACG ATGGAGGTTCAGGATCTGGAGATGGAG acgACGAAGGCTCCGGCCGCGGCAAAAAGGCATCGAAATGTGGAAACTGCAAGTTTGGAGCCGAGTGTGATGAAGACTCTGAGGATACACT ctgcATGTGCAACATTGTGTGCAATGGCCACAACGACAACCCGGTGTGCGGCAGTGATGGCGTCACCTACGACACACCGTGCCACGTCCGAGAGGCGTCCTGTCTGAAACAGCTCAAGATCGACATCAAACACGTGGGGCGCTGCCAag ACAAAAGCAGGAAAGACGACGGCGTCAAGACCAAACCGGACATCTACG CTGTGTCCAAGCCTGGTGAGGGGGAGGGGTTTATGGACAGCCCCACCCCCTGTCCTGAAGACTACGCCCATTTCTGTGAGCACGGCCAGTGTGAGATGAGACACAACCTGCCCACCTGCAG GTGTGAGGCGGCGTATGGTGGTGCTCAGTGTGACCAGCTGCTGGACTTTAACATCCTGTATGTGGTGCCAAGCGGTCAGAAGCTGCATTACGTCCTGATTGCCGCCATCATTGGAGCCGTCCAGATCGCCGTCATCGTCGCCGTGGTGATGTGCTTCACCAG GAGGTGCAACAAGACAAATCGTGGGCGGCGGCAGAAGCAGCATCTCGGTCACTTCCCATCAGGAACGTCCTCCAGGATGATGTAG